The Microbacterium horticulturae genome has a window encoding:
- a CDS encoding SRPBCC family protein: MPVTDISADADTLTVNITADFAAPRERVWKVFTDPRQLERFWGPPGWPATFTGFDFAPGGLAQYHMTSPNGEVSRGRWEFLSIDEPRSFEVLDGFADEDGDLTGEFEPMRMVFAFEETPTGTRLNGQTYFTSADSLEQMVQMGMVEGTRLAMGQLDTVLQDLRDYAAGKGTQLEVLDDRHVRITRVIDGPRDLVWRAHHEPDLIRQWMLGPDGWRMTDCEISDRHYRNAWAPESGTEGEPFGFEGDILYSEPQRRTVMTERMAGTDGPETMNDLQLYEEDGATLLTMLIEYPDAATRDAILATGMIDGMEDSYARLERVLIVS, translated from the coding sequence ATGCCTGTCACCGACATTTCCGCCGACGCCGACACGCTCACGGTGAACATCACCGCAGACTTCGCAGCCCCGCGCGAACGCGTCTGGAAGGTGTTCACCGATCCGCGCCAGCTCGAACGGTTCTGGGGACCTCCCGGATGGCCCGCCACTTTCACTGGCTTCGACTTCGCCCCCGGCGGGCTCGCCCAGTACCACATGACCAGCCCAAACGGAGAGGTCTCGCGCGGTCGATGGGAGTTCCTCAGCATCGACGAACCGCGCTCGTTTGAGGTCCTTGACGGGTTCGCCGACGAAGACGGCGACCTCACCGGTGAATTCGAACCGATGCGCATGGTCTTCGCCTTCGAAGAGACGCCGACCGGCACACGCCTGAACGGCCAGACCTACTTCACCTCCGCTGACTCGCTCGAGCAGATGGTGCAGATGGGCATGGTCGAAGGCACCCGTCTCGCCATGGGTCAGCTCGACACCGTGCTGCAAGACCTCCGCGACTACGCCGCCGGCAAGGGCACTCAGCTGGAGGTCCTCGACGACCGGCACGTTCGCATCACTCGCGTCATCGACGGCCCCCGCGATCTCGTCTGGCGCGCACATCACGAACCAGACCTGATCCGACAGTGGATGCTGGGACCCGACGGCTGGCGCATGACCGACTGCGAGATCAGCGACCGTCATTACCGCAACGCCTGGGCGCCGGAATCGGGCACGGAGGGCGAACCCTTCGGCTTCGAAGGCGACATCCTGTACAGCGAACCGCAACGCCGCACCGTCATGACCGAACGCATGGCGGGCACCGACGGCCCCGAAACGATGAACGATCTGCAGCTGTACGAAGAAGACGGCGCCACACTGCTCACGATGCTCATCGAGTACCCCGACGCCGCCACGCGCGACGCGATCCTCGCCACCGGCATGATCGACGGCATGGAAGACAGCTACGCGCGTCTCGAACGCGTACTCATCGTGAGCTGA
- a CDS encoding YbaB/EbfC family nucleoid-associated protein: MFDDADAAIAKVQDDVRRAQQRAERMGELQQATSAARGTAISSGRELAVQVDHSGWLTELRLTDAAMRRGPAGVARLILDTARLARRDLEQKLLAAASTILGEDDPALDGLRAQLERADR; the protein is encoded by the coding sequence ATGTTCGACGACGCAGACGCGGCGATCGCGAAGGTGCAGGACGACGTGCGGCGCGCCCAGCAGCGGGCCGAGCGGATGGGCGAGCTGCAGCAAGCGACGTCGGCGGCGCGCGGCACGGCGATCTCGAGCGGTCGTGAGCTCGCCGTGCAGGTCGACCACTCCGGGTGGCTCACCGAACTCCGGCTGACCGACGCGGCGATGCGGCGCGGGCCGGCCGGGGTTGCGCGGCTCATCCTCGACACGGCGCGGCTCGCCCGGCGGGATCTCGAGCAGAAGCTGCTTGCTGCGGCATCCACCATTCTCGGCGAGGACGATCCGGCGCTCGACGGACTGCGCGCCCAGCTTGAGAGGGCGGATCGGTGA
- a CDS encoding RNA 2'-phosphotransferase → MNDVTISKTMSHALRHAPEEYGLTLDAAGWTDLEEVRAAVSKALRAPVTLDDIERVVAESPKRRFETDGVSIRAVYGHSIEGRIQHPLVSNPPDRLFHATAPSVLTAIRSEGLRAMARQYVHLAVEPEVAVRVGRRKDAHPALLSVDVARFRSDGHELFAAGPYIYLADSVPPEYLTVEE, encoded by the coding sequence ATGAATGACGTCACGATCAGCAAGACCATGTCGCACGCGCTGCGCCATGCGCCCGAAGAGTACGGACTGACGTTGGACGCCGCAGGCTGGACGGACCTCGAAGAGGTGCGCGCCGCGGTTTCGAAGGCGCTGCGCGCACCCGTCACCCTCGACGACATTGAGCGTGTCGTCGCCGAGTCGCCGAAGCGACGCTTCGAGACCGACGGCGTCTCGATCCGCGCTGTCTATGGGCACTCCATCGAGGGGCGGATCCAGCATCCACTCGTCTCCAATCCTCCGGATCGGCTCTTCCATGCCACGGCGCCGAGCGTGCTGACGGCCATCCGCTCCGAGGGCCTGCGCGCCATGGCCAGACAATATGTGCACCTGGCAGTCGAGCCCGAGGTCGCCGTGCGTGTCGGACGTCGCAAAGACGCGCACCCGGCGTTGCTGTCGGTGGATGTCGCGCGCTTCCGTTCCGACGGGCACGAGCTGTTTGCGGCCGGTCCGTACATCTATCTCGCCGACAGCGTGCCGCCGGAATACCTCACGGTTGAGGAGTAG
- a CDS encoding ArsR/SmtB family transcription factor, producing the protein MVVQDELSDDDVDRIFRALADATRRDILRRTVTDERSVSTLAADYDMSFAAVQKHVAVLEAAHLIVKRAEGRERLVRADPAVIARAQHLLERFQDLWRGRIDRIDALLAEHTEDT; encoded by the coding sequence ATGGTTGTACAAGACGAACTCAGTGACGACGACGTGGACCGCATCTTTCGGGCCCTCGCCGATGCCACGCGACGCGACATCCTGCGACGAACCGTCACCGATGAACGATCGGTCTCGACCCTCGCCGCCGACTACGACATGTCGTTCGCCGCAGTGCAGAAGCACGTCGCCGTCCTTGAAGCGGCACACCTGATCGTCAAACGTGCCGAAGGGCGAGAACGACTCGTGCGAGCCGACCCCGCCGTCATCGCCCGCGCACAGCACCTGCTCGAGCGCTTCCAAGACCTGTGGCGCGGCCGCATCGATCGCATCGACGCGCTGCTGGCTGAACACACCGAAGACACCTGA
- the purL gene encoding phosphoribosylformylglycinamidine synthase subunit PurL — protein MTTPSIDTVDNAAATPEKEQPYAALGLKPDEYEQIKQILGRRPTGGELAMYSVMWSEHCSYKSSKIYLKRFGQKVTDEMKKRLMVGMGQNAGVVDIGEGWAVTFKVESHNHPSYVEPFQGAATGVGGIVRDIISMGARPVAVMDQLRFGAIDNPDTARVVHGVTSGISFYGNCLGLPNIGGETVFDAVYQGNPLVNALAVGVLRHEDLKLANASGTGNKVVLFGARTGGDGIGGASILASDTFADGGPTKRPAVQVGDPFAEKVLIECCLELYKGELVEAIQDLGAAGISCATSELAANGGSGMRVDLENVLLRDPSLTPEEILMSESQERMMAIVSPDKLDAFLEVTTKWDVETSVLGEVTGDGRLKIYWHGEQIVDVDPSTVAVDGPVYERPVAYPTWIDALQQEPAAALPRSNDADTLRTQFLQLIASPNQADTSWITNQYDYYVLGDTALAFPDDAGMIRVDESSGLGFAIATDANGRYCQLDPYQGAQLALAEAYRNVAVTGAVPAAVTDCLNFGSPENPEVMWQFSQAVDGLADGCLELGIPVTGGNVSFYNQTGDTPIHPTPVVGVMGIIDDVAHRVPSGWQDEGENIYLLGVTATELSGSAWAATVHQHLGGRPPAVDLAAEQRLAGLIRAANDENLISSAHDLSEGGLAQSLADGVLRFGVGARVWLDEIIDRDGVDAASALFSESTGRVIVTVPREEDVKFRGLCEGRNYPVLRIGVTDQAGSDAALEVQGLFTLAVPELRATSAATLPAAFGPTVTE, from the coding sequence ATGACCACCCCTTCCATCGACACCGTCGACAACGCCGCCGCGACACCCGAGAAGGAGCAGCCGTACGCCGCTCTCGGGCTCAAGCCCGACGAGTACGAGCAGATCAAGCAGATCCTCGGCCGTCGTCCCACCGGCGGCGAGCTGGCGATGTACTCGGTCATGTGGAGCGAGCACTGCTCATACAAGAGCTCCAAGATCTATCTCAAGAGGTTCGGCCAGAAGGTCACCGACGAGATGAAGAAGCGGCTCATGGTCGGCATGGGCCAGAATGCCGGCGTCGTCGACATCGGCGAGGGCTGGGCGGTCACCTTCAAGGTCGAGAGCCACAACCACCCCAGCTACGTCGAGCCGTTCCAGGGTGCGGCCACCGGCGTGGGCGGCATCGTGCGCGACATCATCTCGATGGGCGCGCGCCCGGTCGCGGTCATGGACCAGCTGCGCTTCGGCGCCATCGACAATCCCGACACCGCGCGCGTGGTGCACGGCGTGACCAGCGGCATCTCGTTCTACGGCAACTGCCTGGGCCTGCCCAACATCGGCGGCGAGACGGTGTTCGACGCGGTGTACCAGGGCAACCCGCTCGTCAACGCGCTGGCGGTGGGCGTGCTGCGCCACGAAGACCTGAAGCTCGCCAACGCGTCGGGCACCGGCAACAAGGTCGTGCTGTTCGGAGCCCGCACCGGCGGTGACGGCATCGGCGGGGCATCCATTCTCGCGTCCGACACGTTCGCCGACGGCGGCCCGACCAAGCGCCCCGCGGTGCAGGTCGGCGACCCGTTCGCCGAGAAGGTGCTCATCGAGTGCTGCCTCGAGCTGTACAAGGGCGAACTCGTCGAGGCCATTCAAGACCTCGGCGCCGCCGGCATCTCGTGCGCGACCAGCGAGCTGGCCGCCAACGGCGGATCCGGCATGCGCGTCGACCTCGAGAATGTGCTGCTGCGCGACCCCTCGCTCACGCCCGAAGAGATCCTCATGAGCGAGAGCCAGGAGCGCATGATGGCGATCGTCTCGCCGGACAAGCTCGACGCCTTCCTCGAGGTGACGACGAAGTGGGATGTCGAGACCAGCGTGCTCGGCGAGGTCACCGGCGACGGGCGCCTGAAGATCTACTGGCACGGCGAGCAGATCGTCGACGTCGACCCGTCCACCGTCGCGGTCGACGGCCCCGTGTACGAGCGCCCCGTCGCCTACCCGACCTGGATCGACGCCCTGCAGCAGGAGCCCGCGGCAGCCCTGCCCCGCTCGAACGACGCTGACACGCTGCGCACGCAGTTCCTGCAGCTGATCGCGAGCCCTAACCAGGCCGACACCAGCTGGATCACGAACCAGTACGACTATTACGTCTTAGGCGATACGGCCCTCGCGTTCCCCGACGACGCCGGCATGATCCGCGTCGACGAGTCAAGCGGCCTCGGCTTCGCTATCGCGACCGACGCGAACGGCCGCTACTGCCAGCTCGACCCGTACCAGGGCGCCCAGCTCGCCCTCGCCGAGGCGTACCGCAACGTCGCCGTGACCGGTGCTGTGCCCGCCGCGGTCACCGACTGCCTCAACTTCGGCAGTCCGGAGAACCCCGAGGTCATGTGGCAGTTCTCGCAGGCCGTCGACGGACTCGCAGACGGGTGCCTCGAGCTCGGCATCCCCGTCACCGGCGGCAACGTCAGCTTCTACAACCAGACCGGTGACACCCCGATCCACCCGACGCCGGTCGTGGGCGTCATGGGCATCATCGACGACGTCGCGCACCGGGTGCCCAGCGGTTGGCAGGACGAGGGCGAGAACATCTACCTGCTCGGAGTGACGGCGACCGAGCTGAGCGGTTCGGCATGGGCCGCCACCGTGCACCAGCACCTCGGCGGACGCCCGCCGGCCGTCGACCTCGCCGCCGAGCAGCGCCTCGCCGGCCTCATCCGCGCTGCGAACGACGAGAACCTCATCTCCAGCGCGCACGACTTGAGCGAGGGCGGCCTCGCCCAGAGCCTCGCCGACGGCGTGCTGCGGTTCGGTGTCGGCGCGCGGGTATGGCTCGACGAGATCATCGACCGGGACGGGGTGGATGCCGCATCCGCCCTCTTCTCCGAGTCCACCGGCCGCGTCATCGTGACCGTGCCGCGCGAGGAGGACGTCAAGTTCCGCGGCCTGTGCGAGGGACGCAACTACCCCGTGCTGCGCATCGGCGTGACCGACCAGGCGGGGTCTGACGCTGCGCTCGAAGTGCAGGGGCTGTTCACGCTCGCTGTGCCTGAGCTGCGTGCGACGTCGGCCGCGACCCTGCCGGCCGCGTTCGGCCCGACGGTCACCGAGTAG
- a CDS encoding HNH endonuclease signature motif containing protein: MNTPMAGLVAAAAAVQGAWRVSDPGEFTDEQLLATNTALGVLRRRTEAAQAQIAAQLAARSRPGSGPESLARKTGHTSVVDLISTTTGATTGEAMRLVKVGQATAPRPTFGDTPAPPAHPAVGVAVAADRLPVAAAEQIIRLLDRLPASIPADRKTQAEERLVAKLSGLPSDRWHRILVEAHAALDPEGLARREAEVHARRYLRIWEKDQAVHFEGAADAATAAPLVTVLDALVTTSFRTSTDTSGSAADTADTGNVGSSVDADHDGDPGDGTRTDSTGADGTGAAGDTADAAVAAAMLDERTVAQRRLDALMILCRHYLDCAHTGEPTGGATVIVRVNMDDLQEGTGTGTIDGLDQPISIDTIRRIGGTGPVIPMYLGPNKEVLDLGRSQRLFTPAQKLVLYERDGGCAFCGAPPGHTRAHHIYWWARDKGRTDLANGILLCETCHHRIHDNGWDIRIDPAPGARRNATTGPGAHVWFIPPARIDPTRTPRLGGRARHEYAA, from the coding sequence ATGAACACACCCATGGCGGGACTGGTCGCGGCGGCAGCCGCGGTCCAGGGCGCGTGGCGTGTGTCGGACCCGGGTGAGTTCACCGACGAGCAGCTGCTCGCGACGAACACGGCGCTGGGGGTGCTGCGCCGGCGCACTGAAGCCGCGCAAGCGCAGATCGCCGCGCAGCTGGCGGCACGCTCTCGTCCCGGATCAGGGCCGGAGTCGCTGGCTCGGAAGACCGGGCACACCTCGGTGGTGGATCTGATCTCCACTACTACCGGGGCCACCACAGGGGAAGCGATGAGGCTGGTGAAGGTCGGGCAAGCCACAGCCCCACGCCCCACGTTCGGTGATACGCCAGCCCCGCCCGCGCACCCGGCAGTGGGCGTGGCAGTGGCCGCCGACAGGCTGCCGGTCGCTGCGGCGGAGCAAATAATCCGCCTGTTGGACCGGCTGCCCGCCTCGATCCCTGCCGACCGCAAGACTCAGGCCGAGGAGCGTCTGGTGGCCAAGCTGTCGGGGCTACCGTCAGATCGGTGGCACAGGATCCTTGTCGAAGCCCACGCGGCCCTCGACCCGGAAGGCCTCGCCAGGCGGGAAGCGGAAGTACACGCGAGGCGGTACCTGCGCATCTGGGAGAAAGACCAGGCCGTGCACTTCGAAGGTGCCGCCGACGCGGCCACCGCCGCACCCCTCGTCACCGTCCTGGACGCCCTGGTCACCACCAGCTTCCGCACCAGCACCGATACCAGCGGGAGTGCCGCCGACACCGCCGATACCGGCAACGTCGGTAGCAGCGTCGACGCAGACCACGACGGGGACCCCGGCGACGGCACCAGAACTGACAGCACCGGTGCTGATGGCACCGGGGCGGCAGGCGACACTGCCGACGCGGCGGTGGCTGCGGCGATGCTCGATGAGCGCACCGTCGCGCAGCGGCGGTTGGATGCGCTGATGATCCTGTGCCGGCACTACCTTGATTGCGCTCACACCGGCGAGCCCACCGGGGGTGCGACCGTGATCGTGCGGGTCAATATGGACGACCTGCAAGAAGGCACCGGTACCGGCACCATCGACGGGCTCGACCAGCCCATCTCTATCGACACGATCCGAAGAATCGGGGGTACCGGACCCGTCATCCCCATGTATCTCGGGCCGAACAAGGAAGTGTTGGACCTGGGCAGATCCCAGCGTCTGTTCACCCCAGCGCAGAAACTCGTCCTCTACGAGCGTGACGGCGGGTGCGCGTTCTGCGGAGCACCACCCGGACACACCCGCGCCCACCACATCTACTGGTGGGCCCGCGATAAAGGCAGAACAGACCTTGCCAACGGGATCCTGCTGTGCGAAACCTGCCACCATCGCATCCACGACAATGGATGGGACATCCGCATCGACCCAGCACCCGGCGCTCGCCGCAACGCGACCACCGGTCCCGGCGCCCACGTCTGGTTCATTCCACCCGCGCGCATCGACCCGACCCGCACGCCAAGACTCGGCGGGCGCGCACGGCACGAGTACGCGGCATGA
- a CDS encoding carbohydrate kinase family protein, whose product MSVFIAGPASWNRIVLVDRLPEPVPHMQFALAEHETVGGTSAGKALGLAALGRKTLLYTLLGDDPDGTRVADALSAAGVALIAGATEATERHLNLMTPTGERVSIYLSAPGETDEPSRDATAASLTAAMDTADVIVLDLGAESRRLIPRARETGRPIWTDVHDYDGTAAFHRPFIEAADAVFMNADGIGDPLPFLHATVERGASLAVCTLGAEGAIGVDAAGREHRVAAVPTEVVDTNGAGDAFMAGSLDATLAGADVPEALAAGARHAASVLTTRHLHPVLDDVLG is encoded by the coding sequence GTGAGCGTCTTCATCGCCGGGCCCGCGTCGTGGAACCGGATCGTCCTCGTCGACCGCCTGCCCGAGCCGGTGCCGCACATGCAGTTCGCGCTCGCTGAGCACGAGACCGTGGGCGGCACATCGGCCGGCAAGGCGCTGGGCCTCGCCGCACTCGGCCGCAAGACCCTGCTGTACACGCTGCTGGGCGACGACCCCGACGGCACGCGGGTCGCCGACGCGCTGAGCGCCGCCGGAGTCGCGCTCATCGCGGGCGCAACCGAGGCCACCGAGCGCCACCTCAACCTCATGACGCCGACCGGCGAGCGGGTCTCGATCTATCTCTCGGCCCCCGGCGAGACCGACGAGCCGTCGCGGGACGCGACCGCGGCATCCCTCACCGCCGCCATGGATACCGCCGACGTCATCGTCCTCGACCTGGGTGCCGAGTCGCGCCGGCTCATCCCGCGGGCGCGCGAGACAGGTCGGCCGATCTGGACCGACGTGCACGACTACGACGGCACCGCCGCATTCCATCGGCCGTTCATCGAGGCCGCTGATGCGGTGTTCATGAACGCCGACGGCATCGGCGACCCGCTGCCGTTCCTGCACGCGACCGTCGAGCGGGGCGCGTCGCTCGCGGTCTGCACTCTGGGCGCCGAGGGCGCTATAGGGGTGGATGCCGCGGGCCGGGAACACCGCGTCGCGGCGGTGCCCACGGAGGTCGTCGACACGAACGGCGCCGGCGACGCGTTCATGGCCGGCTCGCTCGATGCCACCCTCGCCGGGGCGGACGTGCCTGAGGCTCTCGCCGCGGGTGCGCGGCATGCGGCATCCGTTCTCACCACGCGCCACCTGCACCCGGTGCTCGACGATGTGCTGGGCTGA
- a CDS encoding SufS family cysteine desulfurase, protein MTTLAGALDVTAVRADFPILTESVNGEPLVYLDSAATSQKPRVVLDAERAFLEHENAAVHRGAHTLAAEATESFEDARAAVARFVGAGPESIVWTSGATSALNLVAYAIGNASIAGGPLALTRGDEIVVTEAEHHANLIPWQQLAARTGATLRHIPVHDDGTLDLVTAADLIGERTRIVAFPHVSNVLGIVNPVADLVALARSAGALTVLDACQSAPHLPLDLPALGVDLAAFSGHKMLGPYGIGALYGRGEVLDALPPVLTGGSMVTTVTLDAAEFLPAPQKFEAGTQPVSQAIGLAAAVRYLDHLGMQNVHERERVLEKRLRDGVRSIPGIRLLGDTDVADRVALCAFDVDGVHAHDVGQVLDARGIAVRVGHHCAQPLHRRFDMTATVRASASVFTTEAEIDTFLDALSGVRAFFGVRR, encoded by the coding sequence GTGACAACCCTTGCCGGCGCCCTCGATGTGACCGCCGTCCGAGCCGACTTCCCCATCCTGACCGAGTCCGTGAACGGCGAACCGCTCGTGTACCTGGACTCGGCCGCGACCAGCCAGAAACCGCGGGTCGTGCTCGACGCCGAACGTGCCTTCCTCGAGCACGAGAACGCGGCCGTGCACCGCGGTGCGCACACCCTTGCAGCGGAGGCGACGGAGTCGTTCGAAGACGCGCGCGCTGCGGTGGCGCGCTTCGTCGGAGCCGGCCCCGAAAGCATCGTCTGGACCTCCGGTGCGACATCCGCCCTCAACCTCGTCGCGTACGCGATCGGCAACGCGTCGATCGCGGGCGGCCCCCTCGCCCTGACCCGCGGCGACGAGATCGTCGTCACCGAAGCCGAGCATCACGCGAACCTCATCCCCTGGCAGCAGTTGGCCGCACGCACCGGTGCGACGCTGCGCCACATCCCCGTGCACGACGACGGCACCCTCGACCTGGTCACTGCCGCCGACCTCATCGGCGAGCGCACCCGCATCGTGGCGTTCCCGCACGTCTCCAACGTGCTGGGCATCGTCAACCCGGTCGCAGACCTGGTCGCCCTCGCCCGCAGCGCCGGCGCACTCACGGTGCTCGACGCCTGCCAGTCTGCCCCGCACCTGCCCCTGGATCTGCCTGCGCTCGGCGTCGACCTGGCCGCCTTCTCCGGTCACAAGATGCTCGGCCCTTACGGCATCGGCGCCCTCTACGGGCGTGGCGAGGTGCTCGACGCGCTTCCTCCTGTGCTCACCGGCGGCTCGATGGTCACCACCGTCACGCTCGATGCCGCCGAGTTCCTGCCCGCGCCGCAGAAGTTCGAGGCGGGCACACAGCCGGTGTCGCAGGCCATCGGCCTGGCCGCCGCCGTCCGCTACCTCGATCACCTGGGCATGCAGAACGTGCATGAGCGCGAGCGGGTGCTCGAGAAGCGCCTGCGCGACGGGGTGCGTTCGATTCCCGGCATCCGCCTGCTCGGCGACACCGACGTCGCCGACCGCGTTGCACTGTGCGCGTTCGACGTCGATGGCGTCCACGCGCACGATGTCGGCCAGGTGCTCGACGCTCGCGGTATCGCCGTGCGCGTCGGACATCACTGCGCCCAGCCGCTGCACCGCCGTTTCGACATGACGGCGACCGTGCGTGCGAGCGCCTCGGTGTTCACGACCGAGGCCGAGATCGACACCTTCCTCGACGCGCTCTCAGGCGTGCGCGCGTTCTTCGGAGTGCGTCGATGA
- a CDS encoding alpha/beta hydrolase: protein MTEIPATVEPASGEAPTPRRRGVLSWLLVLLGVAGVIVVAWVCLTAWGGVVHGHPAYAVLLGVTAVASVLTVVAGVRGRRRGAWRATVTIIAIVLGAGWLAATAWMRPHTAVEPALAAMASDARVTVAESATEIVMTPADADTTAVFFQPGAFVDARAYAAVLRPLAEAGHPVIIAKQPLGIAFLALGAFDEARSRLPEATGWVVAGHSLGGTVAAIEADGADAASTAPAVGLMFFASYPASDLSGSLTTAVLSISGSNDGLSTPAKIDASHADLPADAQFVQIAGASHAQFGSYGAQAGDGTPTISDDEARAQISAAARDFVDALAG, encoded by the coding sequence ATGACCGAGATTCCGGCGACCGTCGAGCCCGCGTCTGGCGAAGCGCCCACACCGCGCCGTCGCGGGGTGCTCAGCTGGCTGCTCGTGCTGCTGGGCGTCGCGGGCGTCATCGTAGTGGCCTGGGTCTGCCTCACCGCGTGGGGCGGCGTCGTGCACGGCCATCCCGCCTACGCCGTGCTCCTGGGCGTGACCGCGGTGGCATCCGTGCTCACCGTCGTTGCGGGAGTGCGCGGACGCCGGCGGGGCGCATGGCGCGCCACGGTCACGATCATCGCGATCGTGCTCGGAGCGGGCTGGCTCGCGGCCACCGCGTGGATGCGCCCGCACACCGCCGTCGAACCGGCGCTGGCGGCGATGGCATCCGATGCCCGCGTGACCGTGGCCGAGTCGGCCACCGAGATCGTGATGACACCGGCCGACGCCGACACGACCGCGGTCTTCTTCCAGCCCGGCGCGTTCGTCGACGCCCGCGCGTACGCCGCTGTGCTGCGGCCGCTCGCCGAGGCGGGGCATCCGGTCATCATCGCCAAGCAGCCGCTGGGAATCGCGTTCCTCGCGCTCGGCGCGTTCGACGAGGCGCGGTCTCGTCTGCCCGAGGCGACGGGCTGGGTCGTGGCCGGTCATTCATTGGGCGGCACCGTCGCGGCGATCGAGGCGGACGGGGCGGATGCGGCATCCACCGCCCCCGCGGTCGGGCTGATGTTCTTCGCCTCATACCCGGCGAGCGACCTCAGCGGGTCGCTCACGACCGCCGTGCTGTCGATCTCGGGCTCGAACGACGGGCTGTCGACGCCCGCGAAGATCGACGCCTCGCACGCGGATCTGCCGGCCGACGCGCAGTTCGTGCAGATCGCCGGCGCCTCGCACGCGCAGTTCGGCTCGTACGGGGCGCAAGCCGGCGACGGAACGCCGACGATCAGCGACGACGAGGCACGCGCGCAGATCTCGGCCGCGGCCCGCGACTTCGTCGACGCGCTCGCCGGCTGA
- a CDS encoding dihydrofolate reductase family protein, with protein MGKVIVSISMSLDGIIAGDNDSPARGLGDGGEILHHWMQDADEHAMFDETGAIVVGRRMFDVSNAWDGAPPGGLPCFVVTHHAPAEWNGAGSPFTFVGEGAPTAVARARDVAGDKNVGIGGGADICRQALDAGVVDEVELQLVPVILGSGIRLFDGLTRTPVQLEPLRARASRYATHLRYRVVR; from the coding sequence ATGGGCAAGGTCATCGTCTCCATCTCGATGTCGCTGGACGGCATCATCGCGGGCGACAACGACTCGCCCGCGCGGGGGCTCGGCGACGGCGGCGAGATCCTGCATCACTGGATGCAGGACGCCGACGAACATGCGATGTTCGACGAAACCGGCGCCATCGTCGTCGGCCGGCGGATGTTCGACGTCTCGAACGCCTGGGACGGCGCTCCGCCCGGTGGACTGCCGTGCTTCGTGGTCACCCACCACGCGCCCGCGGAATGGAACGGCGCCGGTTCTCCCTTCACCTTCGTCGGCGAAGGGGCGCCGACGGCGGTCGCGCGAGCCCGTGACGTTGCCGGAGACAAGAACGTCGGCATCGGCGGCGGCGCTGACATCTGTCGTCAGGCACTGGACGCCGGAGTCGTCGACGAGGTCGAGCTCCAACTCGTGCCGGTCATCCTCGGTTCGGGCATCCGATTGTTCGACGGACTCACACGCACACCCGTGCAGCTCGAGCCGCTGCGTGCCCGCGCGAGCCGTTACGCCACCCATCTGCGCTATCGGGTCGTGCGTTGA
- the sufU gene encoding Fe-S cluster assembly sulfur transfer protein SufU, with protein sequence MSGLESLYQDLILDHSRHPHGSGLAPEEGVVGTAHERNPVCGDEITLRVRLEGDRIRDVTWEGSGCSISQASASMLASLIEEEGGMPRAAASTLIASFREAMRSRGQIPLDEETFGDAAALSGASKFTARVKCAMLAWVTLENALAQV encoded by the coding sequence ATGAGCGGGCTCGAGTCGCTCTACCAGGACCTGATCCTCGACCACTCGAGGCACCCGCACGGCTCCGGGCTCGCCCCCGAAGAGGGGGTGGTCGGCACGGCACACGAACGCAACCCGGTGTGCGGCGACGAGATCACGCTGCGCGTGCGCCTGGAAGGCGACCGCATCCGCGACGTCACCTGGGAAGGCTCCGGCTGCTCGATCTCGCAGGCATCGGCATCGATGCTCGCGTCGCTGATCGAAGAAGAGGGCGGGATGCCGCGGGCCGCGGCATCCACTCTCATCGCGTCGTTCCGCGAGGCGATGCGCTCCCGCGGCCAGATTCCCCTCGACGAGGAGACCTTCGGTGACGCCGCTGCCCTCTCGGGTGCCTCGAAGTTCACTGCGCGCGTGAAGTGCGCGATGCTCGCCTGGGTCACGCTCGAGAACGCACTGGCGCAGGTGTGA